A genomic window from Thermoanaerobacterales bacterium includes:
- a CDS encoding M23 family metallopeptidase, which produces MIFRVGVAALLLVIILGLRGEEGGLGGQVRDRLAYVLTTEWDYRPVLGRVVDFGLQTVSVNTPLLEDLPYRKGEEPPGPPATEVMKPADLPALPVSGRVLRGYGWTIDSLDGMERFHPGVDITCAEGTPVKAVLAGTVAQVGDDRLYGPYVLLNHGGETYTLYAQVQDIQVKEGEEVSAGQVLAHAGAEGEVGEAGLHFEYREGSKLVDPLTKFDLAQEGDVHPAGP; this is translated from the coding sequence CTGCGCGGGGAAGAGGGGGGCCTGGGGGGCCAGGTGAGGGACCGGTTGGCGTACGTCCTCACGACGGAGTGGGATTACCGTCCGGTTCTCGGCCGGGTGGTGGACTTCGGCCTGCAGACGGTGAGCGTCAACACGCCGCTCCTGGAAGACCTACCTTACCGCAAAGGGGAGGAACCCCCCGGCCCGCCCGCGACCGAGGTGATGAAACCCGCCGACCTGCCGGCCCTCCCGGTCTCCGGGCGGGTGCTGCGCGGCTACGGCTGGACGATCGACTCCCTGGACGGCATGGAGCGCTTTCACCCCGGGGTGGACATCACCTGCGCCGAGGGCACCCCGGTGAAGGCGGTCCTGGCCGGCACCGTCGCCCAGGTGGGGGATGACCGCCTCTACGGTCCGTACGTCCTCCTGAACCACGGGGGGGAGACCTATACCCTCTACGCTCAGGTACAGGATATCCAGGTCAAGGAGGGCGAAGAGGTGTCCGCAGGGCAGGTCCTGGCCCATGCGGGGGCGGAGGGGGAGGTCGGCGAGGCCGGCCTGCACTTCGAGTACCGGGAAGGTTCGAAGCTGGTCGACCCTCTGACCAAGTTCGACCTCGCCCAGGAAGGTGATGTGCACCCCGCCGGGCCCTAA
- a CDS encoding site-2 protease family protein — protein MKLGRFQGITLEINNWFLALLGVYFAAGVLDRGMVAFATVLLHELAHVWTARRLGMTVSKVELLPFGGVARIDSALALDPPREMLVAAAGPVSNLILIGLALGLSRYGYWHEELGPFFIQTNLLLFLFNLLPGLPLDGGRVARAMLARRASLSDATYRTASWGQVWGVILTLAGSAGVALHYCGLDIVATGLFLFYAARRERVEVPYLYAQHLLSKERQLAAKGLLPGEVLVARPQTPAWRVTRLFVPQRYHIVFLVDEEGRIAETLDETRVVRAVMRHGAGLPLGAVKEGFPE, from the coding sequence TTGAAGCTCGGCCGCTTCCAGGGCATCACCCTGGAGATCAACAACTGGTTCCTGGCCCTCCTGGGGGTGTACTTCGCCGCCGGGGTACTGGACCGCGGCATGGTGGCCTTCGCCACCGTGTTGCTGCACGAGCTGGCCCACGTCTGGACCGCCCGGAGGCTGGGGATGACCGTCAGCAAGGTCGAACTCCTGCCCTTCGGCGGCGTGGCCCGGATCGACAGCGCCCTCGCTCTGGACCCGCCGCGGGAGATGCTGGTCGCGGCGGCGGGGCCGGTCAGCAACCTGATCCTCATCGGCCTCGCCCTCGGTCTGAGCCGGTACGGCTATTGGCATGAGGAACTGGGGCCCTTCTTCATCCAGACGAACCTCCTCCTTTTCCTCTTCAACCTGCTACCGGGGCTGCCCCTGGACGGGGGACGGGTGGCGCGCGCCATGCTGGCCCGGCGCGCCAGCCTTTCGGACGCCACCTACCGCACGGCCTCCTGGGGACAGGTGTGGGGAGTCATCCTGACCCTGGCGGGCTCCGCCGGGGTGGCCCTCCATTACTGCGGCCTGGACATCGTCGCCACCGGCCTTTTCCTTTTTTACGCCGCCCGGCGGGAACGGGTGGAGGTACCCTACCTCTACGCCCAGCACCTGCTCAGCAAGGAGCGGCAGCTGGCAGCAAAAGGGCTTTTGCCGGGAGAGGTGCTGGTGGCGCGCCCCCAGACCCCGGCCTGGAGGGTGACGCGTCTTTTTGTGCCGCAACGCTACCATATCGTCTTTCTCGTGGACGAAGAGGGGCGGATTGCGGAGACGCTTGACGAGACCCGGGTCGTCCGCGCCGTTATGCGCCACGGGGCCGGGCTTCCCCTGGGGGCGGTAAAAGAAGGTTTTCCAGAGTAG
- a CDS encoding TIGR03960 family B12-binding radical SAM protein, translating to MLEIEHLLPKVEKPARYVGGEYNAVVKDWDRAAVKVAFAFPDVYEVGMSHLGLQILYHVVNSREDALMERVFAPWTDMEGLMREEGIPLFSLESRRPVRDFDILAFTLQYELSFSNVLNMLDLGGIPLRAADRREGMPLVIAGGPCAFNPEPLADFLDAVFLGEAEDGFGELIEVCRQARAAGVDRQGLLRALAQVPGVYVPSFYRVAYDSAGRVREITPADESAPERVVKRVVDDLDRVPYPTRPLVPSTAVVHDRAVLEVFRGCSRGCRFCQAGMIYRPVRERDPERLLEQADEILRHTGYGELSLASLSTTDYSAIRPLVEKLVERYAGERVGLALPSTRVDAFAVDLARLIQKVRKSSLTFAPEAGTQRLRNVINKQVTEEDLLATARAAFEAGWLRIKLYFMLGLPTETLEDVEGINLLARRVLAVGDETGVPKGRLSITTSVSTFVPKAHTPFQWEPFLYLGEVRERQAYLKRRLKGRGLVFHWHDPEASFLEAVFSRGDRRLGAALERAWQLGARLDGWREHFRPDLWRQAFADVGLAPEDYAYRRYAYEDILPWGHLDAGVGKRFLALEHKRALAGETTADCRAGRCTGCGLCPALEVEPRLPQRVAIDAAH from the coding sequence ATGCTAGAAATTGAACACCTCTTGCCCAAAGTGGAAAAACCGGCGCGCTATGTGGGCGGGGAATATAACGCGGTGGTCAAGGACTGGGACCGGGCCGCCGTGAAGGTGGCCTTCGCCTTTCCGGATGTCTACGAGGTGGGCATGTCCCACCTCGGCTTGCAGATTCTCTACCACGTCGTAAACAGCCGTGAGGACGCGCTGATGGAGCGCGTCTTCGCACCCTGGACCGACATGGAGGGATTGATGCGCGAGGAGGGCATACCTCTCTTCAGTTTGGAGTCCCGGCGGCCGGTGAGAGATTTCGATATCCTGGCCTTCACCCTGCAGTATGAGCTTTCGTTCAGCAACGTCCTCAACATGCTGGACCTGGGCGGGATTCCGCTGCGGGCCGCCGACCGGCGGGAGGGGATGCCCCTGGTCATCGCCGGGGGCCCCTGCGCCTTCAACCCCGAGCCCCTGGCCGACTTCCTCGACGCCGTCTTTCTCGGGGAGGCCGAGGACGGTTTCGGTGAGCTGATCGAGGTTTGCCGCCAAGCGCGTGCCGCGGGGGTGGACCGGCAGGGGCTTCTCCGTGCCCTGGCGCAGGTCCCGGGGGTATATGTGCCGTCCTTTTACCGCGTGGCCTACGACAGCGCGGGGCGGGTGCGGGAGATAACGCCGGCCGACGAGTCGGCCCCGGAGCGGGTCGTGAAACGAGTGGTCGACGACCTGGACCGGGTGCCCTACCCGACGCGGCCGCTGGTGCCCTCGACGGCTGTTGTGCACGACCGGGCCGTGCTGGAGGTTTTCCGCGGCTGCTCACGCGGTTGCCGCTTTTGCCAGGCGGGGATGATCTACCGCCCGGTGCGGGAGCGGGATCCGGAAAGGCTCCTTGAACAGGCGGATGAGATCCTGCGCCATACGGGGTACGGCGAACTCTCGCTGGCCTCGCTGTCCACCACCGACTACTCGGCGATCCGTCCCCTCGTGGAAAAGCTGGTCGAACGTTACGCCGGGGAGAGGGTGGGCCTGGCGCTCCCCTCCACCCGGGTCGACGCCTTCGCCGTGGATCTGGCGCGGCTGATCCAGAAGGTGCGCAAGTCCAGCCTCACGTTCGCCCCCGAGGCGGGGACGCAGCGCCTGCGCAACGTCATCAACAAGCAGGTGACCGAGGAGGATTTGCTGGCCACCGCCAGGGCGGCCTTCGAAGCCGGCTGGCTGCGCATCAAGCTCTACTTTATGCTCGGTTTGCCGACCGAGACCCTGGAAGACGTGGAGGGGATCAACCTCCTGGCCCGCCGGGTGCTGGCCGTCGGGGATGAGACCGGCGTGCCGAAGGGGCGCCTGAGTATCACCACCAGCGTGTCGACCTTCGTGCCGAAGGCGCATACGCCTTTCCAGTGGGAGCCTTTCCTGTACCTGGGCGAGGTGCGCGAGAGGCAGGCCTACCTGAAGCGGCGCCTGAAGGGCCGGGGGCTGGTCTTCCACTGGCATGATCCGGAGGCCAGCTTCCTGGAGGCCGTCTTCTCCCGGGGCGACCGGCGGCTGGGCGCCGCCCTGGAGCGGGCCTGGCAACTGGGGGCGCGCCTGGACGGCTGGCGCGAGCATTTCCGCCCCGACCTCTGGCGGCAGGCTTTCGCCGACGTCGGCCTGGCCCCCGAAGATTACGCGTACCGCCGGTATGCCTACGAGGATATACTGCCATGGGGGCATCTTGACGCCGGGGTGGGCAAGCGTTTCCTGGCCCTGGAGCACAAGCGCGCCCTGGCCGGGGAGACCACGGCCGACTGCCGCGCCGGGCGCTGCACCGGCTGCGGGCTGTGCCCGGCCCTGGAAGTCGAACCCCGCCTGCCGCAGAGGGTGGCCATCGATGCCGCGCATTAG
- a CDS encoding TIGR03936 family radical SAM-associated protein, whose amino-acid sequence MPRIRLAFRQDGPARFLGHLDVMRTFERACRRAGLRPAYTQGFNPHPKMGFAAPLPVGMNGAREYVDLELESEAPAADVAAALARQLPAGLTVLGARPVEAGGSPLMGQLGRAHYRVTGRAANGEKWDDERLRAAVERFLGRAEVFVTRRTGKGTKKKDIRPGIRSLRARTDGETLILTMELAAGGGGTVRPDEVLRALREEAGLDLVGAEVWRTALLSGDGRLLWEC is encoded by the coding sequence ATGCCGCGCATTAGGCTCGCCTTCCGGCAGGATGGACCGGCGCGGTTCCTGGGCCACCTCGACGTCATGCGCACCTTCGAGCGCGCCTGCCGCCGGGCCGGGTTGCGCCCGGCTTACACGCAAGGTTTCAATCCCCACCCGAAAATGGGCTTCGCGGCGCCGTTGCCGGTAGGAATGAACGGGGCGCGGGAGTACGTGGACCTGGAACTGGAAAGCGAAGCGCCGGCCGCGGACGTGGCGGCGGCGCTCGCCCGGCAGTTGCCGGCAGGCCTGACGGTGCTGGGAGCCAGGCCGGTGGAGGCCGGCGGCTCCCCTCTCATGGGTCAACTGGGCCGCGCGCACTACCGGGTTACCGGGCGGGCCGCCAACGGAGAAAAGTGGGACGATGAGAGGCTGCGCGCGGCCGTTGAGCGGTTTCTGGGCCGGGCCGAGGTTTTTGTTACCCGCCGAACCGGGAAAGGAACAAAAAAGAAGGATATCCGCCCCGGCATCCGCAGCCTGCGGGCCCGGACGGACGGCGAAACGCTGATCCTTACGATGGAACTCGCCGCGGGCGGGGGCGGCACTGTCCGCCCCGACGAGGTGCTCCGGGCGCTGCGGGAAGAGGCGGGTCTGGACCTCGTGGGGGCCGAGGTGTGGCGCACGGCGCTCCTTTCCGGTGACGGCCGCCTGCTATGGGAATGCTGA
- a CDS encoding Rne/Rng family ribonuclease, producing MIRKEIVVCTCDGVTRVALLEDGVPVEIYIEPVTEFCMVGSIFKGKVDNVLPGIEAAFVDVGMGRNAFLYVNDVLPPPGVNGRRAGIRELLRPGQEIVVQVAKDPLGSKGPRVTMRVNLPGRYTVLMPTVNHVGVSRRIEDEAERECFKRVVNEARPPGMGVIVRTAAQGAPEEALKEDVANLVRLWREIQARAQKAAAPSLLYQECALLPRVIRDLFTEEVERLVVSNRADHARVMNEVVQFDKKLISRVFLDERDDLMDRYGVTQEIEKALQRRIWLKCGGYLIFDQAEALTVIDVNTGKYTGRTDLEDTVYKTNLDAAVEIARQLRLRNLGGIIIIDFIDMSHESHRAKVLEVFAEEIKKDRRRTHILGLTRLGLVELTRKKVHPSLAETLLTVCPTCHGLGKVAADPAVRMQHA from the coding sequence ATGATCCGGAAAGAGATCGTCGTCTGTACCTGTGACGGTGTAACCAGGGTGGCCCTGTTGGAAGACGGGGTCCCCGTAGAGATATATATCGAGCCGGTTACCGAGTTTTGCATGGTCGGCAGCATTTTCAAGGGCAAAGTCGACAACGTCCTGCCGGGCATTGAGGCCGCCTTCGTCGATGTGGGAATGGGACGCAACGCCTTCCTCTACGTCAACGATGTGCTCCCGCCCCCGGGGGTTAACGGCCGGCGGGCCGGCATCCGCGAACTGTTGCGCCCGGGCCAGGAAATTGTCGTCCAGGTGGCGAAGGACCCCCTGGGCAGCAAGGGTCCGCGCGTGACGATGCGCGTCAACCTGCCGGGGCGCTATACGGTGCTGATGCCCACCGTGAACCATGTCGGCGTTTCGCGCCGTATCGAGGACGAAGCGGAGCGCGAGTGTTTCAAGCGGGTGGTTAATGAGGCGCGGCCTCCGGGCATGGGGGTCATTGTGCGCACGGCGGCCCAGGGGGCCCCGGAAGAGGCCCTCAAAGAGGACGTGGCCAACCTGGTCCGGCTTTGGCGGGAGATTCAGGCGCGGGCCCAAAAGGCGGCCGCGCCGTCCCTCCTGTACCAGGAGTGTGCCTTGTTGCCGCGCGTAATCCGTGACCTTTTCACGGAAGAGGTCGAGCGGCTGGTGGTCAGCAACCGTGCCGACCACGCCCGGGTGATGAACGAGGTGGTCCAGTTCGACAAAAAGCTTATAAGCCGGGTCTTCCTGGATGAACGGGATGACCTGATGGACCGTTACGGGGTGACGCAGGAGATTGAAAAGGCGCTGCAGCGCCGCATCTGGCTGAAATGCGGCGGCTACCTGATCTTCGACCAGGCCGAGGCCCTGACCGTGATCGATGTGAACACCGGCAAGTACACCGGACGTACCGACCTGGAGGACACGGTCTACAAGACCAACCTTGACGCCGCCGTGGAGATCGCCCGCCAGCTCCGGCTGCGCAACCTGGGGGGCATTATCATCATCGACTTTATCGATATGTCCCACGAGAGCCACAGGGCCAAAGTCTTGGAAGTCTTCGCGGAGGAAATCAAGAAGGACCGCCGGAGGACGCACATCCTGGGCCTCACCAGGCTCGGACTCGTCGAACTCACACGCAAAAAAGTGCACCCCAGCCTGGCGGAAACCCTGCTCACCGTCTGTCCGACCTGCCACGGGCTTGGCAAGGTGGCCGCGGACCCGGCGGTGCGGATGCAGCATGCGTGA
- the rplU gene encoding 50S ribosomal protein L21 — translation MYAIIETGGKQYRVQEGLRLFVEKLPAEPGDTVVFDRVLAIGGDGEELAVGRPTVDGARVTGKVLKQARGKKIIVFKYKPKKNYRRKQGHRQPLTQVVIEKIER, via the coding sequence GTGTACGCCATTATCGAGACCGGCGGCAAGCAGTATCGCGTCCAGGAGGGCTTGCGGCTCTTCGTGGAGAAACTGCCCGCCGAGCCCGGTGACACCGTCGTTTTCGACCGCGTGCTCGCCATCGGCGGGGACGGTGAGGAACTGGCGGTGGGCCGGCCGACGGTGGACGGCGCCCGGGTCACGGGCAAGGTCCTGAAGCAGGCGCGCGGCAAGAAGATCATCGTCTTCAAGTACAAGCCGAAGAAGAACTACCGGCGCAAGCAGGGCCACCGGCAGCCGTTGACGCAGGTGGTCATCGAGAAGATTGAGAGGTGA
- the rpmA gene encoding 50S ribosomal protein L27 yields MAHKKGVGSSRNGRDSESKRLGIKRGDGQFVTAGSILVRQRGTKIHPGRNVGIGGDDTLFAKIDGVVSFERKGRDRKLISVTPVATTG; encoded by the coding sequence ATGGCACACAAGAAAGGTGTAGGCAGCTCGCGTAACGGCCGCGATTCCGAATCCAAGCGGCTGGGCATCAAGCGCGGTGACGGGCAGTTCGTGACCGCCGGGAGCATCCTGGTCCGGCAGCGGGGGACGAAGATCCACCCGGGCCGTAACGTAGGCATCGGCGGGGACGACACCCTGTTTGCGAAGATCGACGGGGTCGTCAGCTTCGAGCGCAAGGGCCGGGACCGCAAGCTGATCAGCGTGACGCCGGTCGCGACCACCGGTTAA
- a CDS encoding histidinol-phosphatase HisJ family protein, translating into MAALRLPPDYHLHTGRCGHAAGSVRDYALRAREMGLAEIGFADHIYMYWLPREERDPSLAMAEEELPAYVEEVFSVRREFPDLTIRLGIEADYIPGREEELRRILEAHPFDYVIGAVHYIDGWGFDNPDQAGGYEGRDPDALYQEYFKLVQKAARSGLFDILAHPDLIKKFGCRAAGDLTGLYHGTACTCNAFNVAVEVNTAGLRAPVGEIYPARAFLAFCLEQEVPVVLGSDAHHPDQVGADFDKAAALLCAVGYQDVALFNSRRRKTITL; encoded by the coding sequence TTGGCTGCACTGCGCCTGCCCCCGGACTACCACCTGCATACCGGGCGTTGCGGGCACGCCGCCGGCTCCGTGCGGGATTACGCCCTGCGCGCCCGGGAAATGGGTCTTGCGGAGATCGGGTTCGCAGACCACATCTATATGTACTGGCTGCCGCGGGAGGAGAGGGACCCGTCGCTGGCGATGGCCGAGGAGGAGTTGCCGGCCTACGTGGAAGAGGTCTTCTCCGTGCGGCGGGAGTTCCCCGACCTGACCATCCGCCTCGGGATCGAGGCCGACTACATCCCGGGGCGCGAGGAAGAACTGCGCCGCATCCTGGAAGCTCATCCTTTCGACTACGTCATCGGGGCGGTCCATTATATTGACGGGTGGGGCTTCGACAACCCGGACCAGGCGGGCGGCTACGAGGGGCGCGACCCCGATGCGCTTTACCAGGAATACTTCAAACTGGTCCAGAAGGCCGCCCGTTCAGGGCTCTTCGACATCCTGGCGCACCCCGACCTGATCAAGAAGTTCGGCTGCCGCGCTGCGGGGGACCTGACCGGCCTCTACCACGGCACGGCCTGCACCTGCAACGCCTTCAACGTCGCCGTCGAGGTCAACACCGCCGGCCTGCGCGCCCCGGTCGGCGAGATCTATCCCGCCCGCGCCTTCCTGGCGTTCTGCCTGGAGCAGGAGGTCCCCGTCGTCCTGGGTTCCGACGCTCACCACCCCGACCAGGTGGGGGCCGATTTCGACAAGGCGGCGGCTCTGCTCTGTGCGGTCGGCTATCAGGATGTCGCTCTTTTCAACAGCCGGCGACGCAAAACCATCACTTTATAG